The sequence ATTTTTTCAATCGTTGGTCTTGCATGCTTGGTATGCACAAAAAAAATAATAAAAAAACCTAAGCGCCCCCTTCCGCCGTCGCCCTTACCCCATTGCCGCCGCCACCGCCGCCGCGACCAGCATCGCCAGCAATTGCCCGTCGATGCGGTCGAGGATGCCGCCGTGCCCCGGAATAAAATTACCCGAATCCTTCACCCCCGCCTGGCGTTTGAAATACGATTCAAATAGGTCGCCGAAAATCGACGCAACGGCAATCACCCAACCGCTCAACATCGCCATTACCAAATGGTCGCGAAGCGCCGCGTGAAAAGTTATCGCGCTGACATAAATCACCAGGTTCACCAGGGCGAGGCCGCCGAAGGCCCCCTCCCACGTTTTGCCGGGCGAAATGGTTGGTGCCAATTTGTGCCGCCCCCATTTTTTACCGACGATATAACCCGCGCTGTCGGTGGCAACGACGATAAGCACCACCTGCAAAAACCACAGCGGGTGCAGGCTGAGCAAATAAACCGCGGCGATAGATGACGCCAAAATATAAAAAAACCCAATCAAAAACCATCGGAACGGGTTTTTGGTGCGTTGCGCCAATCGTTGCCATTCGCGGTGGCCAATGAACACTATCGCCAACAACCCAATCAATTGCCACCAGCGTGGCAATAATAAAAATACCGCCAGGCCACCCGCCAACACCAACCCGCTTAACCATTTGGTGCGCGCTGAATTTTGCGGCGTGGTAAGTTGCGCCGCACGACCCGCGCCATTACCCGTGACCTTCACGGATTTCAGCGTCTTTATTTTTTTTGCTTTGGTTTTTTTCGCCATGATTTTTTTGCCGATTGTTGTTACGAGGATTGCTGTTGAATTTCATCGGCGCGACCACCAAACCGCCTTTGCCGTTTTTCATATTCTTTTAGCCACAGGTCGAAATCCTCGGCCGCTATGTCGGGCCACAAACGGTCGGTAAAAATAAATTCGGCGTAGGCCGCCTGCCACAGAAAAAAATTCGACAGGCGATGCTCGCCACTGCTCCGCACGATAACATCGGGGTCGGGAATATCGCGCGTCCACAGGTGATTGCTGATGGTGTCTTCATCGATCGCTTGGGTCAACAACCCTTGCTCCTGTTCCTGCAACACATGCTCAACCGCCTGGACAATATCGGCGCGCGCGCCATAATTAATCGCCAACACCAACGTCAAGTTTTCGTGGTTCATGCTGTCGGTTTCCAATTTGGTGATGGCGCGCACAATATCGGTCGGCAGATCGCGCCGTTGGCCAATCACGCGAATGCGCA comes from Hydrotalea sp. and encodes:
- a CDS encoding phosphatidate cytidylyltransferase; amino-acid sequence: MAKKTKAKKIKTLKSVKVTGNGAGRAAQLTTPQNSARTKWLSGLVLAGGLAVFLLLPRWWQLIGLLAIVFIGHREWQRLAQRTKNPFRWFLIGFFYILASSIAAVYLLSLHPLWFLQVVLIVVATDSAGYIVGKKWGRHKLAPTISPGKTWEGAFGGLALVNLVIYVSAITFHAALRDHLVMAMLSGWVIAVASIFGDLFESYFKRQAGVKDSGNFIPGHGGILDRIDGQLLAMLVAAAVAAAMG
- the uppS gene encoding polyprenyl diphosphate synthase — its product is MADYPTPTPPRHVAIIMDGNGRWAERRGLPRELGHAEGAKAMERVVKAALVKKIPFVSFYCFSTENWSRPKKEVELLMNLLRQYLKRNFKDLASDGVRIRVIGQRRDLPTDIVRAITKLETDSMNHENLTLVLAINYGARADIVQAVEHVLQEQEQGLLTQAIDEDTISNHLWTRDIPDPDVIVRSSGEHRLSNFFLWQAAYAEFIFTDRLWPDIAAEDFDLWLKEYEKRQRRFGGRADEIQQQSS